From the genome of Gracilibacillus salitolerans, one region includes:
- the rpsK gene encoding 30S ribosomal protein S11: MARKTNTRKRRVKKNIDTGIAHIRSTFNNTIVTITDVQGNAVSWSSAGALGFRGSRKSTPFAAQMAAEAAAKGAQDHGVKSLEVTVKGPGAGREAAIRSLQAAGIEVTAIRDVTPVPHNGCRPPKRRRV; this comes from the coding sequence ATGGCTCGTAAAACTAATACACGTAAACGTCGTGTGAAAAAGAATATAGACACGGGTATTGCACATATTCGTTCTACATTCAATAACACAATCGTAACGATTACTGATGTCCAAGGAAACGCAGTTAGCTGGAGTAGCGCAGGAGCGTTAGGTTTTAGAGGTTCTCGTAAATCTACTCCTTTCGCAGCACAAATGGCTGCTGAAGCTGCAGCAAAAGGCGCTCAGGATCATGGTGTAAAATCTCTAGAGGTTACAGTGAAAGGACCTGGTGCTGGACGTGAAGCAGCTATCCGTTCACTTCAAGCAGCAGGTATTGAAGTAACTGCCATTCGTGATGTAACACCAGTTCCTCACAATGGTTGTCGCCCGCCAAAACGTCGTCGAGTATAA
- a CDS encoding DNA-directed RNA polymerase subunit alpha, with product MIEIEKPKIETVEISDDATYGKFVVEPLERGYGTTLGNSLRRILLSSLPGAAVTSVQMDGALHEFSTVEGVVEDVTTIILNLKKLALKIYSDEEKTLEVDVQGEGKVTAADIIFDSDVEILNPDLHIATVGSNGHLKMKISAQSGRGYRPADTNNHEDRPIGVIPVDSIFTPVSKVTYQVENTRVGEDANYDKLTFDVLTDGSIRPEEAVSLGAKIFTEHMNIFVGLTDEAKNAEIMIEKEEDQKEKVLEMTIEELDLSVRSYNCLKRAGINTVQELAHKSEEDMMKVRNLGRKSLEEVKHKLEDLGLGLRNED from the coding sequence ATGATCGAAATTGAAAAACCAAAAATAGAAACAGTAGAAATCAGTGATGATGCTACTTATGGCAAATTCGTTGTAGAACCACTAGAACGTGGATATGGTACTACACTTGGTAACTCCTTGCGTCGTATCCTATTATCTTCACTTCCTGGCGCAGCTGTGACATCTGTTCAAATGGATGGAGCGTTACATGAGTTTTCTACGGTTGAAGGAGTTGTCGAAGATGTGACAACTATTATCTTAAACTTAAAGAAACTTGCTCTTAAAATTTATTCGGATGAAGAAAAGACTCTAGAAGTAGATGTGCAGGGAGAAGGGAAAGTTACGGCTGCAGATATCATTTTTGATAGTGATGTCGAAATTTTAAATCCGGACCTTCATATTGCTACAGTTGGTAGTAATGGCCATTTAAAAATGAAAATTTCAGCACAAAGTGGTCGAGGATACCGTCCAGCTGACACTAATAACCATGAGGATCGTCCGATTGGGGTTATTCCAGTTGACTCTATCTTCACTCCAGTATCAAAAGTAACCTATCAAGTAGAAAATACCCGTGTTGGTGAAGATGCCAATTATGATAAGCTTACTTTTGATGTATTAACAGATGGAAGTATTCGTCCAGAAGAAGCAGTTTCTCTAGGAGCTAAAATCTTCACGGAACATATGAATATTTTTGTTGGTTTAACTGACGAAGCGAAGAATGCTGAAATTATGATCGAAAAAGAAGAAGATCAAAAAGAAAAAGTTCTTGAAATGACAATTGAAGAGCTAGATTTATCCGTAAGGTCTTATAACTGCTTGAAGCGAGCAGGAATTAATACTGTACAGGAATTAGCTCATAAGTCAGAAGAAGATATGATGAAGGTTCGAAACTTAGGTCGTAAATCGCTAGAAGAAGTGAAACATAAACTAGAAGATCTAGGTCTTGGACTAAGAAACGAAGATTAA
- the rplQ gene encoding 50S ribosomal protein L17, translating into MARKLGRTTDQRMALLRGLATDLIIHERLETTEAKAKELRSVVEKMITLGKRGDLHARRQAASFLYNAEANENEDAVQKLFSDIAGRYEDRQGGYTRVLKLGPRRGDGAEMAVIELV; encoded by the coding sequence ATGGCTAGAAAATTAGGACGTACAACGGATCAACGTATGGCTTTGCTTCGCGGTTTAGCAACTGATCTTATCATTCATGAACGTTTGGAAACAACAGAAGCAAAGGCAAAAGAACTACGCTCAGTTGTTGAAAAAATGATTACACTTGGTAAGCGCGGTGACCTTCACGCTCGTCGTCAAGCTGCATCATTCTTATACAATGCAGAAGCGAACGAAAACGAAGACGCTGTACAAAAGCTTTTCAGCGACATTGCAGGTCGCTACGAAGATCGCCAAGGTGGATATACAAGAGTGCTTAAATTAGGACCTCGTCGCGGTGACGGGGCTGAAATGGCAGTCATTGAGTTAGTGTAA
- a CDS encoding energy-coupling factor transporter ATPase, whose product MPAIEFRDVYFRYNEDAPWVLKKFNLKIEANETVAIIGHNGSGKSTIAKLANGLLVPQAGEILINGRKLTTSNVWEIRQKIGMVFQNPENQFVGTTVRDDVAFGLENRGIPRKEMIERIYTSLNQVGMESYQNHEPHNLSGGQKQRVAIASVMAIYPEFLLLDEATSMLDPRGRKEILSTIHDLKEELEITMVMITHDLHEIILADRVIVMNEGQMYKDTTVDQLFNDHQGLQSIGLSLPLTVELAIELEQYDYQFATYPLDNEEFLEALWTSNLKE is encoded by the coding sequence ATGCCAGCAATAGAATTTCGTGATGTTTATTTTCGATATAATGAAGATGCCCCATGGGTATTAAAAAAGTTCAACCTAAAAATAGAAGCAAATGAGACTGTTGCTATCATTGGCCATAATGGATCAGGCAAATCAACAATAGCTAAATTAGCCAATGGTTTGCTAGTACCACAAGCAGGTGAAATTTTGATCAATGGAAGGAAGCTAACGACATCAAATGTTTGGGAAATACGACAAAAAATTGGGATGGTGTTTCAAAATCCTGAAAATCAATTTGTTGGAACAACGGTAAGAGATGATGTAGCTTTTGGTCTAGAAAACCGCGGTATCCCTCGCAAGGAAATGATCGAGCGAATTTATACTTCTTTAAACCAGGTTGGAATGGAGAGCTATCAAAATCATGAACCACACAACCTTTCAGGTGGACAGAAACAGCGAGTTGCGATTGCTAGTGTCATGGCGATATATCCGGAGTTCCTATTATTAGATGAAGCCACCTCTATGTTAGACCCAAGAGGCAGAAAGGAAATACTTTCGACTATTCATGACCTGAAAGAAGAATTGGAGATTACGATGGTGATGATCACTCACGATTTGCATGAAATTATTTTAGCTGATCGTGTTATTGTAATGAATGAAGGGCAGATGTATAAAGATACTACGGTAGATCAATTATTCAATGATCATCAAGGGCTACAGTCAATTGGCTTATCATTACCATTAACTGTTGAGCTGGCAATAGAATTAGAGCAATATGATTATCAGTTTGCAACATATCCATTAGACAATGAGGAGTTTTTGGAAGCATTATGGACATCCAATTTGAAAGAGTGA
- a CDS encoding energy-coupling factor transporter ATPase → MDIQFERVSYTYQVNTPFSYQALKNINMEIKTGEFVAVVGHTGSGKSTLLQHINGLLLPTEGQVRVGEFHLSRENKRQDLKKLRKKVGIVFQYPEHQLFEESVERDISFGLKNFQVPSGEMQSRVMDALEKVQLSEDILEKSPFELSGGQMRRVAIAGVLAMNPEVLILDEPTAGLDPKGQQDIMNMFYHLHKTRHMTTILVTHQMNHALQYADHIFVLADGSLHMEGTPEQIFSQANELKKANLDMPDVLSLINQINQKFGTNITYKRREPAELAKEIVDKIRENKRL, encoded by the coding sequence ATGGACATCCAATTTGAAAGAGTGAGCTATACCTATCAAGTGAATACACCTTTTTCCTATCAAGCGCTAAAAAATATTAACATGGAAATTAAAACGGGGGAGTTTGTGGCAGTTGTCGGACACACAGGTTCTGGAAAATCTACACTTCTGCAACATATCAATGGGTTGCTTCTTCCTACAGAAGGACAAGTACGAGTGGGGGAGTTCCATCTCTCAAGAGAAAACAAAAGACAAGATTTGAAGAAGTTACGGAAAAAGGTAGGAATTGTTTTCCAATATCCTGAACATCAATTGTTTGAGGAGTCGGTAGAACGGGACATAAGCTTTGGCTTAAAAAATTTCCAAGTACCATCAGGTGAAATGCAATCAAGAGTTATGGATGCTTTGGAAAAAGTCCAACTATCAGAGGACATTTTAGAAAAGTCCCCTTTTGAATTAAGTGGAGGACAGATGCGAAGGGTTGCGATCGCCGGAGTGCTTGCGATGAATCCAGAAGTATTAATATTAGACGAGCCGACAGCAGGGCTTGATCCTAAAGGACAACAAGATATCATGAATATGTTTTATCATTTACATAAAACAAGGCATATGACAACGATCTTAGTCACACACCAGATGAATCACGCTTTACAGTATGCAGATCATATCTTTGTGCTTGCGGATGGTAGTCTGCATATGGAAGGAACTCCTGAACAAATCTTTTCGCAAGCGAATGAATTAAAAAAAGCAAATCTTGATATGCCTGATGTGCTTTCATTGATTAATCAAATCAATCAAAAATTCGGTACCAATATTACTTATAAACGTAGGGAACCAGCTGAATTAGCGAAAGAAATAGTGGATAAAATAAGGGAGAACAAGCGGTTATGA
- a CDS encoding energy-coupling factor transporter transmembrane component T family protein produces MKSFMIIGQFVPGNSMIHRLDPRTKLMVIFTFVIIVFFANDSLSYGWLTLFALILVLLTKMRIGYILKGITPVWFLIIFTFILHLIITKEGPVLIEIGGFTIHQGGVMQGLTISLRFFLLVLVTSLLTLTTSPMEITDAIEELLAPLKRIKIPVHELALMMSISLRFIPTLLDETEKISKAQASRGVDLRTGSIKDRMYAIVPLLVPLFISAFKRAEDLAMAMEARGYRGSEGRTKLRQLQFKQLDYTAMIIYLLIILIFFSLRQ; encoded by the coding sequence ATGAAGTCATTCATGATAATAGGACAATTTGTACCTGGCAATTCAATGATTCATCGCTTAGACCCCAGAACCAAATTGATGGTTATTTTTACGTTTGTAATTATAGTTTTCTTTGCTAACGATAGTTTGAGCTACGGCTGGTTAACATTATTTGCACTCATATTAGTATTATTAACAAAAATGCGTATCGGTTATATTTTAAAAGGAATTACTCCTGTTTGGTTTTTAATTATATTTACCTTTATTCTTCATCTCATTATTACGAAGGAAGGACCTGTTTTAATTGAAATAGGAGGATTTACAATACACCAAGGTGGAGTGATGCAGGGTTTAACGATCTCATTACGTTTTTTCTTACTGGTGTTAGTAACTTCTCTATTAACCTTAACAACATCACCAATGGAAATTACGGATGCTATTGAAGAGCTGCTGGCACCATTAAAGAGAATAAAGATACCGGTTCATGAATTAGCGCTTATGATGTCAATTTCGCTCCGTTTTATTCCGACATTGCTGGATGAAACAGAAAAAATCTCCAAAGCACAAGCATCAAGAGGTGTTGACTTGCGGACAGGGTCCATAAAAGATCGTATGTATGCGATTGTTCCGTTACTAGTTCCATTATTTATTAGTGCTTTTAAACGCGCAGAGGATTTAGCAATGGCAATGGAAGCAAGAGGATATCGAGGAAGTGAAGGACGAACTAAATTAAGACAATTGCAGTTTAAGCAGCTAGATTATACGGCAATGATAATCTATTTATTGATTATACTTATCTTTTTCAGTTTACGACAGTAA
- the truA gene encoding tRNA pseudouridine(38-40) synthase TruA, translating to MRLKAIIRYDGTFFSGYQVQPNGRTVQGVMEKVLMKMHKGNHVRVTASGRTDQGVHAVGQVIHFDTELEIPPENWLRALNTMLPDDVEVISITDVPENFHARYDVSEKEYRYYILNAKEKDLFRRHYTHFVKEKLDLGAMSEASQHFLGSHDFSSFCAANSKVKGDKVREITDIAVDQDGENMIVRVKGTGFLYNMVRIIVGTMIEIGLGKRESEEITEIIAAQDRSKAGKTAPPQGLYLWEVNYNKKS from the coding sequence ATGAGATTAAAAGCAATCATTCGATATGATGGTACGTTTTTTTCGGGCTATCAGGTACAACCAAACGGTCGGACGGTACAAGGGGTAATGGAAAAAGTTTTAATGAAAATGCATAAAGGCAATCATGTGCGCGTGACGGCTTCAGGCAGAACCGATCAGGGGGTTCATGCGGTAGGACAGGTGATTCACTTTGATACGGAACTAGAGATTCCACCTGAAAACTGGTTACGGGCATTAAATACTATGCTTCCGGATGATGTGGAAGTTATCTCGATTACAGATGTTCCAGAGAACTTCCATGCTCGGTATGACGTCAGTGAGAAAGAATATCGCTATTATATCCTCAATGCCAAGGAAAAGGACTTATTTCGCCGTCATTACACCCATTTTGTGAAAGAGAAATTAGATCTTGGAGCAATGTCCGAAGCCAGTCAACATTTTCTTGGCAGTCATGACTTTTCTTCGTTCTGTGCAGCAAATAGTAAAGTAAAAGGGGATAAGGTGCGTGAGATTACGGATATTGCTGTCGATCAGGATGGGGAAAATATGATTGTTCGTGTAAAAGGGACTGGCTTTTTATATAATATGGTACGGATTATTGTTGGAACAATGATTGAAATTGGACTAGGCAAAAGAGAATCAGAGGAAATCACAGAGATCATAGCTGCTCAAGACCGATCAAAGGCTGGTAAAACCGCTCCTCCACAAGGGCTATACTTATGGGAGGTTAACTATAACAAAAAAAGTTGA
- the rplM gene encoding 50S ribosomal protein L13, which produces MRTTFMANENNIERKWFVVDAEGQTLGRLASEIASILRGKHKPTYTPHVDTGDHVIIINAEKIELTGKKLSDKLYHRHSNHPGGLKSRTAGEMREKYPEQMLELTIKGMLPKGKLGRKMGQKLHVYRGAEHKHEAQQPEVYELRG; this is translated from the coding sequence ATGCGCACAACTTTCATGGCAAATGAAAATAATATTGAACGCAAATGGTTTGTTGTCGACGCAGAAGGTCAAACGTTAGGTCGTTTAGCAAGTGAAATTGCTTCAATCCTTCGCGGTAAGCACAAACCAACATATACACCGCATGTTGATACTGGTGATCACGTGATCATTATCAACGCGGAAAAAATCGAACTTACAGGTAAAAAACTTAGCGATAAGTTATATCACCGTCACTCTAATCACCCAGGTGGTTTAAAATCACGTACTGCTGGTGAAATGCGTGAAAAATATCCTGAACAAATGTTAGAACTAACAATTAAAGGGATGCTACCAAAAGGTAAATTAGGACGTAAAATGGGTCAAAAACTACATGTTTATCGTGGAGCAGAACATAAACATGAAGCACAACAACCAGAAGTTTACGAACTTCGCGGATAA
- the rpsI gene encoding 30S ribosomal protein S9: MAQVQYYGTGRRKTSTARVRLVPGTGRIVVNSRDAEDYFPYETLRTIIKQPLASTETEGSYDVLVNVDGGGYTGQAGAIRHGVARALLEADPEYRTTLKRAGFLTRDARAKERKKYGLKKARRAPQFSKR; encoded by the coding sequence GTGGCACAAGTACAATACTACGGTACCGGACGCCGTAAAACTTCAACTGCACGTGTACGTTTAGTTCCAGGTACTGGACGTATCGTTGTAAATAGTCGTGATGCGGAAGATTACTTCCCATATGAAACACTTCGTACAATCATTAAGCAACCATTAGCATCTACTGAAACTGAAGGTAGCTATGATGTATTAGTAAACGTTGATGGTGGAGGATACACTGGTCAAGCTGGTGCAATCCGTCACGGCGTTGCTCGTGCATTATTAGAAGCTGATCCAGAATACCGCACAACACTTAAACGTGCTGGTTTCTTAACTCGTGACGCAAGAGCTAAAGAGCGTAAAAAATACGGTCTTAAAAAAGCTCGTCGTGCACCACAGTTCTCAAAACGTTAA
- a CDS encoding phosphatase PAP2 family protein — protein MKKISIILLLAVLTMGSFELPVQAASQHSEKEHSKPSKPQGTTEEINTVAPEVEQPLPAVDNGGNANDSLLKNVAETNPFINILDGFDQIWSMNQPDWRDGTALTIPGANGEVAKYGDGPTVYFDGYKNDKTKVVADKKTYANEEIRDPETWEANIKYVEEVTKNRTNEEALAAYYDDQRDKIYSMMEAYGPLANAYVEIVNPITSVVRSAEDMDKVLEESTVEDQAQGMGQWEGSALADTMDLVHLIRFRNPSSSNPSKYFFSSPRPYRMNSNGEVKEVVDENGLPVWATIGSGESTVEELPSGGKKETGERHYQQYETNVEVIPALEYVKRKAEDGRGKDGAFPSGHTSASYLSTFGFAYATPERYAEFLTRAAQMGENRIVTGMHSPLDVIGARIQATAMTAYAYNLSENQEVLDKAYQNAGEVFAELAASKEMSLYEYAHTVTEDYTFESAYDEEKWEDHEANKAFYREKLTYGLPQTGTKGLDPVVPKGAEVLLETRQPYLTDKQRREVLYTTEIESGYPVIDESNGWGRLDLVTASDGYGAFLSNVTVNMDASKGRFNAHDWWRNDITGSGMLTKQGTGTLTLTGNNSYSGGTLLQGGTLEATSETAFGEGDLYVENGTVLVNVDEPLNVNGNLTMEAGNLDIAVDNDKTQLNVDGLLYLDGGDLNLDLSNYEIDKAANITLMTADKVKGKFDNVTADDYKVTVTYNNNSVVAHIKAIDTSDPVSPDPEDPENPVKPEDPKDPKDPVDPEDPEDSKDPEKQTSVTLTPDVTNGEAMIETDSLHQLADQGELWIDLRDHNDSVNLAFTSDQIKWLKEHRITIIVQLKNVSLQLAASNFTNASEAATIQLERLADIDQALSVVYDFEIKQGEKRLNTFDEKVTLTFSVDSYKVNDKDQLQLFYWNPELEEWEAIGGEWQDGNVTAQTDHFSTYTVFEQEAIEQLPVTDDGQKLPETATTIYQYFLAGFLLFLSGVFFLFMRRRKA, from the coding sequence ATGAAAAAAATATCAATAATACTACTACTTGCAGTGCTAACTATGGGATCTTTTGAGCTTCCTGTTCAGGCCGCTAGTCAACATTCTGAAAAGGAGCATTCAAAACCTTCAAAGCCACAAGGGACTACTGAAGAAATAAATACAGTTGCTCCTGAAGTTGAGCAACCTTTACCAGCAGTGGATAATGGCGGAAATGCTAACGATTCACTCTTAAAGAATGTAGCTGAGACTAATCCTTTTATAAATATTTTAGATGGTTTTGATCAAATATGGTCTATGAATCAACCAGATTGGAGAGACGGAACAGCGTTAACTATACCAGGTGCAAATGGTGAGGTTGCAAAATATGGTGACGGACCTACCGTTTATTTTGATGGATATAAAAATGATAAGACAAAGGTAGTAGCAGATAAGAAGACATATGCTAACGAAGAAATCAGAGATCCAGAGACTTGGGAAGCTAATATAAAATATGTAGAAGAGGTTACTAAAAATAGAACGAATGAAGAGGCGTTAGCGGCCTATTATGATGATCAAAGAGATAAGATATATAGTATGATGGAAGCTTATGGGCCTTTAGCTAATGCCTACGTAGAGATCGTTAACCCGATCACCAGTGTTGTCAGATCAGCAGAGGACATGGATAAAGTATTGGAAGAATCGACTGTTGAAGACCAAGCCCAAGGGATGGGACAATGGGAGGGATCTGCACTAGCAGATACGATGGATTTAGTTCATTTAATTAGATTTAGGAATCCTTCTTCGTCTAATCCTTCTAAATACTTTTTTTCTTCTCCAAGACCTTACAGAATGAATTCAAATGGAGAAGTGAAAGAAGTTGTTGATGAGAACGGTTTACCTGTTTGGGCCACAATCGGCAGTGGTGAAAGTACAGTAGAAGAATTACCTTCAGGTGGTAAAAAAGAAACGGGAGAAAGACATTACCAGCAATATGAAACGAATGTGGAAGTAATTCCTGCATTAGAATATGTAAAAAGAAAAGCGGAAGACGGGAGAGGTAAAGACGGAGCTTTTCCAAGCGGGCATACAAGTGCATCTTATTTGTCAACATTCGGATTTGCATACGCAACACCAGAAAGATATGCTGAATTTTTAACAAGAGCAGCTCAAATGGGAGAAAATAGAATAGTGACCGGCATGCACTCTCCACTTGATGTTATAGGAGCAAGAATACAAGCTACAGCAATGACTGCCTATGCATACAATCTTTCAGAAAACCAAGAGGTATTGGATAAGGCTTATCAAAATGCTGGAGAAGTATTCGCTGAATTAGCTGCATCAAAAGAAATGAGCTTGTACGAATATGCACATACGGTAACAGAGGATTATACGTTTGAAAGTGCGTACGATGAAGAAAAGTGGGAAGATCATGAAGCAAATAAAGCATTCTATCGGGAAAAACTTACATACGGATTACCTCAAACAGGCACAAAAGGTTTAGACCCTGTAGTACCTAAAGGGGCTGAAGTTTTATTGGAAACTCGTCAGCCTTATTTGACTGATAAACAACGTAGAGAAGTATTGTATACCACAGAAATTGAATCAGGCTACCCTGTAATAGACGAATCAAATGGTTGGGGAAGACTTGATTTGGTAACAGCATCTGATGGATATGGTGCGTTTTTAAGCAATGTAACAGTGAATATGGATGCTTCAAAAGGGAGATTTAATGCTCATGATTGGTGGAGAAATGATATAACTGGTAGTGGTATGCTTACCAAGCAAGGGACAGGAACACTTACATTGACAGGAAATAATAGTTATTCAGGAGGCACATTGCTACAAGGAGGAACGTTAGAAGCTACTTCTGAGACTGCTTTTGGTGAAGGTGATCTTTATGTAGAAAATGGTACAGTTTTAGTTAATGTAGATGAACCTTTGAATGTAAATGGTAACTTAACAATGGAAGCTGGAAACCTAGATATTGCAGTGGATAATGACAAAACTCAACTAAATGTAGATGGACTGTTATACCTTGATGGTGGGGATCTGAATTTGGATCTTTCTAATTATGAAATAGACAAGGCTGCAAATATTACTTTAATGACCGCCGACAAGGTGAAAGGTAAATTCGATAATGTAACTGCAGATGATTACAAGGTAACTGTCACTTATAATAATAATAGTGTCGTTGCACATATCAAAGCAATCGATACTTCTGATCCAGTTTCACCAGATCCTGAAGATCCCGAAAATCCTGTCAAACCGGAAGATCCAAAAGACCCAAAAGACCCAGTCGATCCAGAAGATCCTGAGGACTCAAAAGATCCAGAGAAACAAACCAGTGTTACCTTAACACCTGACGTTACCAATGGCGAGGCAATGATCGAAACAGACTCGCTCCATCAGCTAGCTGATCAAGGTGAACTATGGATAGATTTACGTGATCATAATGATTCTGTTAACCTAGCATTTACTTCTGACCAAATAAAATGGCTGAAGGAGCATCGTATAACGATCATCGTTCAGTTAAAAAATGTAAGCTTGCAACTAGCTGCCTCCAATTTCACTAATGCATCCGAGGCTGCAACAATCCAGTTAGAGCGTTTAGCTGACATTGATCAAGCATTGAGTGTGGTCTATGACTTTGAAATCAAACAAGGCGAAAAACGATTAAATACCTTCGACGAAAAAGTGACACTGACTTTTTCTGTTGATAGCTACAAAGTAAATGATAAAGATCAGCTGCAACTGTTCTATTGGAATCCAGAACTCGAAGAATGGGAAGCAATCGGCGGAGAATGGCAAGATGGAAACGTGACAGCACAAACTGATCACTTCAGCACCTATACGGTTTTTGAACAGGAAGCAATAGAACAACTGCCTGTTACGGACGACGGACAAAAACTACCGGAAACTGCCACTACGATCTATCAGTACTTTTTAGCAGGGTTTTTACTCTTCTTAAGTGGCGTGTTCTTCCTCTTCATGAGAAGAAGAAAAGCTTAA
- a CDS encoding type 1 glutamine amidotransferase domain-containing protein, whose protein sequence is MPKIATVITDMFEDVEYTSPAREFEGVGHKVVTIEKEAGKTVKGKQGDATVTIDYGIDDVSPEDFDALFIPGGFSPDMLRADERFVNFAKHFMDEKKPVFAICHGPQLLITAKALEGRDVTGFKSILVDLEYAGAKVHDERVVVCGDQLVTSRQPDDIPAFIEESLQLLP, encoded by the coding sequence ATGCCTAAAATAGCAACAGTGATTACAGATATGTTTGAAGATGTCGAGTATACTTCACCAGCGAGAGAATTCGAAGGTGTAGGTCATAAAGTCGTAACGATAGAAAAAGAAGCAGGCAAAACTGTCAAGGGTAAACAAGGTGATGCAACTGTTACAATCGATTATGGAATTGACGATGTGTCACCGGAAGATTTTGATGCGTTGTTCATTCCGGGCGGTTTCTCACCGGATATGTTAAGAGCGGATGAGCGCTTTGTGAATTTCGCAAAACATTTCATGGATGAAAAGAAACCGGTATTCGCTATCTGCCACGGACCTCAGTTATTAATCACAGCTAAAGCATTGGAAGGCCGTGATGTAACGGGATTCAAATCAATTCTGGTCGATTTAGAATACGCTGGTGCTAAAGTGCATGATGAAAGAGTGGTCGTTTGTGGTGATCAATTGGTTACCAGTAGACAGCCAGATGATATTCCGGCATTTATTGAAGAATCACTTCAACTATTGCCATAA